One region of Phragmites australis chromosome 18, lpPhrAust1.1, whole genome shotgun sequence genomic DNA includes:
- the LOC133899782 gene encoding uncharacterized protein LOC133899782, with protein sequence MGVVIERDEWALTPLAYPLLSAASLAAVLLLPYFSARNATHATVGSSSPFDVGTAPFLRFRRAFLVLFSLASVVEGILAVFGEDEFARCGLGREQMAARLAAAAAAALFLGGISGVISDKIGPRRACICYWVLQLVVGAMKSFSALRCAWINNFVLALASSMFSFCFETWIVVEHEKQDQKQDLLFDTFWLMTFFESVSLVGSQGITNLLVNDNDSGFLLPYAFAASLSIVGILYIRNASRTTQHASAIGSYQKSFFAHAIRDKRVLILVLAQASIHFAVSAFWFVWAPIIVADGRDAQLSLIYPSFLASRMLGSAGFPWFYGATAPFLNEDSLTIAYVTAGLALSIVAYDYQEIRTLVILFCIFHACVGFILPSLARLRAMYLPNELRGGMMSFSLSLANAVIFVIVLQGAYHRNIANSTILGLASCGLLGAGGCIHMLRRWRKHTRQNARSL encoded by the exons ATGGGGGTGGTGATTGAGCGGGATGAGTGGGCGCTCACCCCCCTCGCGTACCCGCTCCTCTCCGCAGCATCCCTCGCCgcggtcctcctcctcccctactTCTCCGCGAGGAACGCGACGCACGCCACCGTGGGGTCCTCTTCCCCGTTCGACGTGGGCACCGCGCCCTTCCTCCGCTTCCGACGCGCCTTCCTCGTTCTCTTCTCCCTCGCGTCCG TGGTGGAGGGGATCCTGGCCGTGTTCGGGGAGGATGAGTTCGCGCGGTGTGGGCTCGGCAGGGAGCAGATGGCCGCGCGCCttgccgcggcggcagcggctgcGCTTTTCCTCGGTGGCATCTCTGGCGTCATCTCCGACAAAAT AGGACCACGAAGGGCTTGCATATGTTACTGGGTACTTCAGCTTGTAGTGGGTGCCATGAAGAGTTTCAGTGCGCTTCGTTGTGCATGGATCAACAATTTCGTTCTGGCTCTTGCCTCTTCAATGTTCTCCTTCTGTTTTGAGACGTGGATTGTGGTAGAGCATGAGAAG CAAGACCAGAAGCAAGATTTACTGTTTGATACCTTCTGGCTGATGACATTCTTCGAATCAGTGTCCCTTGTTGGAAGTCAAGGAATCACAAACTTACTGGTTAATGATAACGACAGCGGATTCTTGCTTCCCTATGCATTTGCAGCCTCACTATCAATAGTAGGGATTCTGTACATCAGAAATGCATCAAGAACCACTCAGCATGCATCTGCCATTGGGAGCTACCAAAAATCATTTTTTGCTCATGCGATCAGAG ACAAAAGAGTACTGATCCTGGTCTTAGCTCAAGCAAGTATCCATTTTGCTGTCTCAGCATTTTGGTTTGTCTGGGCACCAATCATAGTG GCTGACGGAAGGGATGCTCAACTATCACTAATTTACCCCTCTTTTCTGGCCTCAAGAATGCTTGGAAGCGCTGGTTTTCCGTGGTTTTATGGAGCCACAGCTCCTTTCTTGAATGAGGACAGCCTGACAATAGCTTACGTTACTGCTGGGCTCGCTTTGTCTATTGTGGCTTATGATTACCAG GAGATTAGAACATTGGTGATTTTGTTCTGCATCTTCCATGCATGTGTAGGCTTTATTTTACCTTCACTAGCCAGATTGAGAGCAAT GTACCTGCCAAATGAACTGCGTGGGGGCATGATGAGCTTTTCGCTGTCACTGGCAAATGCTGTTATCTTCGTTATTGTATTGCAG GGTGCCTACCATCGAAACATTGCAAATTCAACTATTCTGGGTCTTGCATCCTGTGGTTTGTTAGGAGCTGGGGGTTGCATTCATATGTTAAGGCGGTGGAGAAAGCACACTCGCCAGAATGCGCGTAGTTTGTAG
- the LOC133899527 gene encoding uncharacterized protein LOC133899527: MQMHPASCNSKAPAPAPQPVKDGASSSALDLQKGNPAGREVVLAAAVVDVCLFGAAMAGAALLTWWALAFHPSYSQLWMVPVGLVLACTPPVVCLALHFSDSRVPGKGGAGAPPPPLLSAVVVEK; the protein is encoded by the coding sequence ATGCAGATGCACCCAGCCAGCTGCAACTCcaaggcgccggcgccggcgccacaGCCGGTCAAGGATGGCGCATCGTCGTCGGCGCTGGACCTCCAAAAAGGAAACCCGGCCGGCCGCGAGGTGGTCCTCGCCGCAGCCGTCGTCGACGTGTGCCTTTTCGGGGCCGCCATGGCCGGCGCGGCGTTGCTGACGTGGTGGGCGCTGGCGTTCCACCCCTCCTACTCCCAGCTGTGGATGGTGCCTGTCGGCCTCGTGCTCGCCTGCACCCCGCCCGTCGTCTGCCTCGCGCTCCACTTCTCCGACTCGCGTGTGCCGGGTAAAGGCGGTGCtggtgcgccgccgccgccgctgttgtCCGCCGTGGTCGTCGAAAAGTAG